In the genome of Thermoanaerobacterales bacterium, one region contains:
- a CDS encoding flagellar motor protein: MDLTTLLGITFGAASLLIAFLIEGGHIGQLLSPTALLIVFGGTFGATAASFSWPQLKQVVPAIRALLFHRMPEEGAVIHQIVAMAEKARREGLLSLEKQLDEVEDPFMRKGLQLVVDGTEPETVRGILEIEMYSLNERHRVAQEIFESAGGYAPTMGIIGTVLGLIHVLSSLSNPEKLGPAIALAFTATLWGVSSANVLWFPIGTRLKNISRKEAQVRELMLEGILALQAGNNPIMITERLTAFLSPREREAAKNEGAPGAEAYGAS, from the coding sequence GTGGATCTGACCACTCTGCTTGGGATCACCTTTGGCGCGGCCTCGCTTCTAATCGCCTTTCTCATCGAAGGCGGCCACATAGGCCAACTCCTTTCCCCTACCGCCTTGCTCATCGTCTTCGGCGGCACCTTTGGGGCGACGGCGGCCAGCTTTTCCTGGCCACAGCTGAAGCAGGTCGTGCCCGCCATACGCGCCCTGCTCTTCCACCGCATGCCGGAAGAGGGGGCCGTCATCCACCAGATTGTCGCCATGGCTGAAAAGGCCCGGCGCGAAGGGCTGCTATCCCTGGAAAAGCAGCTGGACGAGGTCGAAGACCCCTTTATGCGCAAGGGCTTGCAGCTCGTGGTGGACGGCACCGAACCGGAGACCGTGCGCGGGATCCTGGAGATCGAGATGTACTCCCTCAACGAACGGCACCGGGTGGCGCAGGAGATTTTCGAGTCGGCCGGCGGGTACGCCCCGACGATGGGTATCATCGGGACGGTGCTGGGCCTGATCCACGTTCTCTCCAGCCTCTCCAACCCTGAAAAGCTAGGCCCGGCCATCGCCCTGGCCTTCACGGCGACCCTGTGGGGCGTTTCCTCGGCCAACGTCCTCTGGTTCCCCATCGGCACGCGGCTGAAGAACATCAGCCGCAAGGAGGCGCAGGTCCGGGAACTGATGCTGGAAGGCATTCTGGCCCTACAGGCCGGGAACAACCCGATTATGATCACCGAACGTCTTACCGCCTTCCTCAGCCCGAGGGAGCGCGAAGCGGCGAAGAACGAAGGCGCGCCGGGAGCTGAAGCCTATGGCGCTTCATAG